The Erigeron canadensis isolate Cc75 chromosome 4, C_canadensis_v1, whole genome shotgun sequence genome window below encodes:
- the LOC122596627 gene encoding uncharacterized protein LOC122596627 isoform X2 has protein sequence MERLARNGLDGDEMNLNNCNITSLSSELSFSPYLAKLFLQENNSLTMIPPYFFQHIPVLQVLDLSRTSIQSLPPSISRLYLLEKLILQDCTLLMEVPPEVGALKRLKLFDLEGTELMYLPEQVGNLETLEYLRVSLSACADDQKDRYGIQYIIPRMMISKLSKLKELSISVDPEAEWWEVELLEAIMGDLPFLPEIKILKLYFPTAKALQQFLRLERFRVPIFSSLWNYRFMIGHCEQLPFSVQLDMEESFLKLEKCVKYMNGEGYTNETAELIRDAEALYLRRHWNAEKLLVFDTRRLKYCLLMECNELQTLVDHGDLYIHENSSTSHSEDEILGSLEFLSIHFMKKLQRISKGRIGRNSLSCLRILALHTCPKLTSIFTGCLLGNMQSLTELIVEDCPEVKCLVDLGEVNPWSNGPFLVSLRKVSLIDLPELVSISDGVSIAPQLDTLLIFNCMKLNYLSDMEISSGTKVIKGEIEWWDALKHGKLSWQNVFVPLKRDGGLMDQLAEDTNSLKHFLDLEMIPSHHGCNYESIKEDLEHVDPVHTDSLPSSNEIQKTEDTDYDKKAVNHHLDSAVKSYYRCTGCEAEKQIERSDDDPSTWENYGIHTCLSLSLASDYTRATESALSIPSFSPASDYKSATKLALSIPNLSLASDYTGATKSASSIPYLSLASDYTGATESALTISKNSGHLYMTRISVSSTPAESSSTITDNSFGVHLTKKKHRIKWSIRVPAISNKLEDIPPDEYSWRKYGQKLIKGSPHPRVYYRCISIRGCPAKKYVERSLEDLTMLIVTYSNEHNHSKAYSEMHTSTITDNSFGLDSTKKMSGSASIPRWKQQADMIRSRIFPSIQIPPSSSIPSKPNIIISEVAENSSTDLPSPKKTAQNVKEKKHGLDGQNN, from the exons ATGGAGCGTTTAGCCAGGAATGGTTTGGATGGAGACGAGATGAACTTAAACAATTGCAATATCACTAGTTTGAGCTCAGAACTTTCTTTTTCCCCATATTTAGCAAAATTGTTCTTACAGGAGAACAATAGTTTGACAATGATACCTCCCTATTTCTTTCAGCATATACCAGTCCTTCAAGTACTAGATTTATCCCGTACAAGCATACAGTCTTTGCCTCCATCCATTTCGAGGTTATATTTACTTGAAAAACTTATCTTACAAGATTGTACTCTCTTAATGGAAGTACCGCCTGAAGTTGGAGCACTTAAGCGTTTGAAGCTGTTTGATCTCGAAGGAACTGAGCTTATGTATCTTCCTGAACAAGTTGGAAATTTAGAGACTTTGGAGTATTTGCGGGTATCTTTGTCAGCATGCGCAGATGACCAGAAAGATAGATATGGCATACAGTACATAATTCCTCGAATGATGATCTCCAAGCTCAGCAAGCTGAAGGAGTTAAGTATAAGTGTGGATCCAGAAGCTGAATGGTGGGAGGTTGAACTATTGGAAGCTATCATGGGAGATCTTCCTTTCTTACCAGAAATTAAAATTCTAAAGCTGTACTTTCCAACTGCTAAAGCATTGCAACAGTTCTTAAGGCTTGAAAGGTTTCGAGTGCCtatattttcaagtttatgGAATTATAGATTTATGATTGGTCACTGTGAACAGCTTCCATTTTCCGTGCAACTTGATATGGAAGAGAGTTTTCTGAAATTGGAGAAATGTGTGAAATACATGAATGGTGAAGGTTACACTAATGAAACTGCAGAGTTAATTAGAGATGCTGAAGCTTTGTACTTACGCCGTCATTGGAATGCTGAGAAGCTCTTGGTGTTTGACACAAGGAGGCTGAAATATTGTTTGTTAATGGAGTGCAATGAGTTGCAAACCCTGGTTGACCATGgggatttatatatacatgaaaatagCTCAACAAGTCACAGTGAAGATGAAATACTTGGATCGCTGGAATTCTTGAGCATTCACTTCATGAAAAAGCTACAAAGGATTTCAAAGGGTCGAATTGGCAGAAATAGTCTATCATGTCTAAGGATCCTAGCCCTGCATACATGTCCCAAGTTGACTAGCATTTTTACAGGATGTTTGCTGGGTAATATGCAAAGCTTGACTGAACTTATCGTTGAAGACTGTCCTGAAGTTAAATGCCTTGTAGATTTGGGGGAGGTTAACCCTTGGAGTAATGGTCCATTTCTTGTAAGTTTGAGGAAGGTGTCACTTATAGACTTACCTGAGCTAGTAAGTATTTCTGACGGTGTTAGCATTGCACCACAACTGGATACTTTACTCATTTTTAATTGTATGAAGCTCAACTATTTATCTGACATGGAAATATCTAGTGGTACAAAGGTGATAAAAGGAGAGATTGAGTGGTGGGATGCATTAAAGCATGGTAAATTATCATGGCAGAATGTCTTTGTACCACTCAAAAGAGATGGAGGTTTGATGGATCAATTAGCAGAAGATACAAACTCGCTCAAACATTTCCTCGACCTTGAAATGATCCCATCGCATCATG GGTGCAACTATGAGTCTATCAAGGAAGATCTGGAACATGTTGATCCAGTTCATACTGATAGTTTGCCATCTTCTAATGAAATCCAAAAAACTGAAGATACAGACTATGATAAGAAGGCTGTCAATCACCACCTTGATTCTGCTGTGAA AAGCTATTACAGATGCACAGGTTGCGAAGCAGAGAAACAAATCGAAAGATCTGATGATGACCCATCCACCTGGGAAAACTACGGAATTCATACTTGTCTCAGCCTTTCACTAGCCAGTGATTACACACGTGCAACCGAATCAGCATTAAGCATCCCCAGTTTTTCACCAGCCAGTGATTACAAAAGTGCGACCAAATTAGCATTAAGTATCCCCAATCTTTCGCTAGCCAGTGATTACACAGGTGCAACCAAATCAGCATCAAGCATCCCCTATCTTTCGCTAGCCAGTGATTACACAGGTGCAACCGAGTCAGCATTAACTATCTCCAAAAACAGTGGTCACTTATATATGACAAGAATCAGTGTTTCCTCAACTCCAGCAGAATCATCTTCTACCATCACTGATAATTCTTTTGGAGTGCACTTAACCAAGAA AAAACATAGAATCAAGTGGTCAATTAGAGTACCTGCGATTAGTAACAAGCTTGAGGATATACCTCCAGATGAATATTCCTGGAGGAAATATGGTCAGAAGCTTATTAAGGGTTCTCCACATCCCAG GGTTTATTACAGGTGTATCAGCATTAGAGGTTGCCCAGCAAAAAAATACGTCGAAAGGAGCTTGGAAGATTTGACAATGCTCATAGTCACATATTCAAATGAACACAACCACAGTAAGGCTTACTCCGAAATGCATACTTCTACGATCACTGATAATTCTTTTGGACTGGACTCTACAAAGAA AATGAGTGGCAGTGCTAGTATCCCAAGGTGGAAGCAACAAGCGGATATGATTAGATCCAGAATTTTTCCATCTATACAGATTCCACCTTCATCTAGCATCCCTTCCAAGCCAAAT